Proteins from a single region of Orcinus orca chromosome 20, mOrcOrc1.1, whole genome shotgun sequence:
- the LOC125962635 gene encoding zinc finger protein 69 homolog B-like translates to MSAANMGNCLAITPALLYTREFTVEQGLMNAANVGKPSAIHTDLFNIRKFTLEKDLMSVVNVVKPLARLVQHQKIHTRERPYACSECGKCFRRSSGLIEHQRIHTGARLYKCSECGKFFSHKITLVWQRRIHTGERPCKCTECRKSFSQSSGLIVHQ, encoded by the coding sequence atgagtgcagcaAATATGGGAAACTGTTTAGCCATAACTCCAGCCTTATTGTACACCAGAGAGTTCACAGTGGAGCAAGGGCTTATGAATGCAgcaaatgtgggaaagccttcagctATACATACAGACTTGTTCAACATCAGAaaattcacactggagaaagaTCTCATGAGTGTAGTGAATGTGGTaaagcctttagccagacttgTCCAGCACCAGAAAATCCACACTAGAGAAAGACCTTATGCAtgtagtgaatgtgggaaatgCTTTAGGCGAAGCTCTGGCCTTATtgaacatcagagaattcacactgggGCAAGACTTTACAAGTGTAGTGAATGTGGAAAATTCTTTAGCCACAAAATCACACTTGTTTGGCAGCGAAGAatccacactggagaaaggccttgTAAGTGCACTGAATGTAGGAAATCCTTTAGCCAAAGTTCTGGCCTTATTGTACACCAGTGA